From the Polyangiaceae bacterium genome, one window contains:
- a CDS encoding GMC family oxidoreductase produces MIHDLHDIESGFDVDCDTVVVGSGAGGAVAAANLSAAGHRVVVLEAGPRVRFEDMTRDAPRFLARNFWDGGLRLIGGTTQSPSLQARCLGGGTVVNSAIMLELPGWVRELWAEESGIELFRSRTLANAYERVFTRCKVAPTPMAVLGRRNLLVRDAIEGQLRIAGGPLPRAVVGCDGCADCLTGCIAGHKQSVDRSYLRDAEADGAQIYVCSEVERVLTRGKRAVGVEGTVIDPRGYRRRGRFRVHAKQIVLAAGTMQTPVLLQRSGINPRDRVGATMYCHIGGGMVGIMDEVVDPWVGATQGWGAISPHIRGLKYEGLWASPSVLMVRWGDVGRPFVERLHEVKHATVIALVYRGRVHGDVSARRNGSPRMRLWIDDDNVRPIMQGMKDAADALLAVGARYVHTGLPGVVDEMRTADDTASLLSPRLRAKHLTMTLNHTFGSCPMSATDTGPVTPEGKLRGLDNVYVCDASVFPSPSAVNPQATIMALADIASRRLGELSLD; encoded by the coding sequence GTGATCCACGACTTGCATGACATAGAGTCGGGATTCGACGTGGACTGCGACACCGTAGTCGTCGGATCCGGCGCGGGCGGCGCGGTGGCAGCGGCAAACCTTTCCGCCGCGGGGCATCGCGTGGTGGTGCTGGAGGCGGGGCCGCGCGTGCGCTTCGAGGACATGACTCGCGACGCACCGCGCTTTCTGGCGCGCAATTTCTGGGATGGCGGACTGCGGCTGATCGGCGGCACCACGCAAAGTCCGTCGCTTCAAGCCCGCTGCTTGGGTGGCGGCACCGTCGTGAACTCGGCGATCATGCTGGAACTGCCCGGCTGGGTGCGCGAGCTGTGGGCGGAAGAGTCGGGCATCGAGCTGTTTCGCAGTCGCACCCTGGCGAACGCCTACGAGCGCGTGTTCACGCGCTGCAAGGTCGCGCCCACCCCCATGGCGGTGCTGGGCCGGCGCAATCTCTTGGTGCGAGATGCCATCGAGGGCCAGCTCAGGATTGCCGGCGGACCTTTGCCCCGTGCGGTGGTCGGCTGCGACGGGTGCGCCGATTGCCTGACAGGCTGCATCGCCGGTCACAAGCAGTCGGTGGATCGCAGCTACCTGCGCGACGCGGAGGCGGATGGCGCGCAGATCTACGTGTGCTCGGAGGTCGAGCGCGTGCTGACGCGCGGCAAACGCGCCGTGGGCGTCGAGGGAACGGTGATTGATCCGCGTGGCTACCGGCGGCGCGGACGCTTCCGCGTGCATGCCAAGCAGATCGTGCTCGCCGCAGGAACGATGCAGACTCCCGTGCTGCTGCAGCGCAGCGGCATCAATCCGCGCGATCGCGTGGGTGCGACCATGTACTGCCACATCGGCGGCGGCATGGTGGGCATCATGGATGAGGTCGTCGACCCCTGGGTCGGCGCTACCCAGGGCTGGGGTGCCATCAGCCCGCACATCCGCGGATTGAAGTACGAGGGCCTGTGGGCGTCACCCAGCGTGCTGATGGTGCGCTGGGGAGACGTGGGACGCCCCTTCGTGGAGCGCCTGCACGAGGTCAAGCATGCGACGGTCATCGCCCTGGTCTATCGCGGACGCGTGCACGGCGACGTGTCCGCTCGCCGCAACGGGTCGCCGCGCATGCGCCTGTGGATCGACGACGACAACGTGCGGCCGATCATGCAGGGGATGAAAGACGCGGCGGATGCGCTGCTCGCGGTGGGTGCGCGCTACGTGCACACGGGGCTGCCTGGCGTGGTCGACGAGATGCGCACCGCAGACGACACGGCCAGCTTGCTGAGCCCGAGGCTGCGCGCGAAGCACCTGACCATGACGCTGAATCACACCTTCGGGTCGTGCCCCATGAGCGCAACGGATACCGGCCCCGTGACGCCTGAGGGCAAACTGCGCGGCCTGGACAACGTGTACGTGTGCGACGCCAGCGTCTTTCCCAGCCCCAGCGCGGTGAATCCTCAGGCCACGATCATGGCGCTGGCGGACATAGCGTCGCGGCGCCTGGGCGAGCTCTCGCTGGACTGA
- a CDS encoding sigma-70 family RNA polymerase sigma factor → MDTTELTPSSPSFERRDPAQFDDQTLVAALVAGDERAWVELLRRHGPTMKRCITSVTSRFRKVASPEDEQDIFATVCLRLLQNDYSRLSAFDPERGCSLSSWLGTITVRATYDFLRKHKRDSKRNCEVVLDAFESSAPDPFDQCLTRERSSHVNGWMQHMQQRDRIFLEQVCTESTDPKQLATEMGISVATVYSKKHKLLARLSNMAAQEPAYAAA, encoded by the coding sequence ATGGACACCACCGAACTTACTCCCTCCAGCCCTTCCTTTGAACGTCGGGATCCCGCCCAGTTCGACGACCAGACCCTCGTCGCGGCCCTCGTGGCTGGAGACGAGCGCGCGTGGGTCGAATTGCTACGGCGGCATGGCCCCACCATGAAGCGATGCATCACGAGCGTCACGTCGCGCTTTCGCAAGGTGGCCTCGCCCGAAGACGAGCAGGACATCTTCGCGACGGTCTGCCTACGCTTGTTGCAGAACGACTACTCGCGGCTGTCAGCCTTCGATCCCGAACGTGGCTGCTCGCTGTCCAGCTGGCTGGGAACGATCACCGTGCGAGCGACCTACGACTTCTTGCGCAAGCACAAGCGCGACAGCAAGCGCAACTGCGAGGTCGTCTTGGACGCCTTCGAGTCCAGCGCGCCGGACCCCTTCGATCAATGCCTGACGCGCGAGCGCAGCTCCCACGTCAACGGGTGGATGCAGCACATGCAGCAGAGGGACCGCATCTTCTTGGAGCAGGTTTGCACGGAAAGCACGGATCCGAAGCAACTCGCGACGGAGATGGGCATCAGTGTGGCCACCGTGTATTCGAAGAAGCACAAGCTGCTCGCGCGGCTGAGCAACATGGCCGCGCAAGAGCCCGCCTACGCCGCGGCGTAG
- a CDS encoding glycosyltransferase family 2 protein: protein MEGGDAWVALSVLASVAYAAWSLSAARGLWTLRTLREVSAPAPDSWPKLSVIVPACNEGATLERALATLLQQDYPDLEIILVDDRSSDGTSSLVDELAARDPRIRAHHVQQLPEGWLGKVNAIREGYARSEGEWVLFSDADVHYHQPDVLRRAVALGLAERLDHVCLLPRLKAATFWQETAIDAFGIGFFTSIRAHELKDPDSDRFVGIGAFNLVRRTALERSEGLAWLRLEVADDVGLGLLIRQARGRAGLWLASRELSVLWYPSLPAMVRGLEKNLFAIVGRFAPWRALLRTLPVVLLLAAIAIGFFLPSLAARTAAGFALMSVAVTAYSMHRRIDQAFLPGLFVPVGILLLVFMVVRSTWVCSKRGGITWRGTFYPTEHLRELQRVKL from the coding sequence ATGGAGGGGGGCGACGCGTGGGTCGCCTTGTCGGTGCTCGCGTCGGTCGCCTATGCGGCCTGGAGCCTGAGCGCTGCGCGTGGCCTCTGGACGCTGCGGACGTTGCGGGAGGTGAGTGCGCCAGCGCCTGACTCCTGGCCGAAGCTCAGCGTGATCGTACCCGCCTGCAACGAAGGCGCGACCTTGGAACGAGCCCTGGCGACGTTGTTGCAGCAAGACTATCCGGACCTCGAGATCATCCTGGTCGATGACCGCTCCAGCGACGGCACCTCGAGCCTCGTCGACGAGTTGGCAGCGCGCGATCCGCGGATTCGCGCGCATCACGTGCAGCAGCTGCCGGAAGGGTGGCTCGGCAAGGTGAATGCAATCCGCGAAGGCTACGCGCGAAGTGAAGGGGAGTGGGTGCTGTTCTCGGACGCAGACGTGCACTACCACCAGCCCGACGTCTTGCGCAGAGCCGTCGCCCTGGGATTGGCGGAGCGCCTCGACCACGTCTGTCTGCTGCCGCGGCTGAAGGCCGCGACGTTCTGGCAAGAGACCGCGATCGATGCGTTCGGCATTGGGTTCTTCACGTCGATACGGGCCCACGAGTTGAAGGACCCGGATTCCGACCGTTTCGTCGGTATCGGCGCGTTCAATCTCGTGCGTCGCACGGCCCTGGAGCGTTCGGAAGGACTCGCGTGGCTTCGGCTGGAGGTCGCGGACGACGTGGGGCTGGGGCTCCTGATTCGCCAAGCGCGGGGGCGTGCGGGGCTGTGGCTCGCGTCTCGAGAGCTCTCAGTGCTTTGGTATCCCAGCCTGCCGGCCATGGTGCGCGGGCTCGAGAAGAACCTGTTTGCCATCGTGGGTCGCTTCGCTCCCTGGCGTGCTTTGCTGCGCACTCTACCCGTGGTGCTGCTGCTGGCGGCGATCGCCATTGGGTTTTTCCTGCCATCCTTGGCGGCTCGGACCGCAGCGGGCTTTGCCCTGATGTCGGTCGCGGTGACCGCCTACTCCATGCATCGTCGCATCGATCAAGCGTTCCTGCCCGGATTGTTCGTGCCTGTCGGCATCTTGCTGCTGGTGTTCATGGTGGTGCGCTCCACCTGGGTCTGCAGCAAGCGGGGAGGAATCACCTGGCGGGGCACCTTCTATCCGACGGAGCATCTACGGGAGTTGCAGCGCGTGAAGCTGTGA
- a CDS encoding B12-binding domain-containing radical SAM protein has protein sequence MRVLLVWPKFDSFSFWNFEKVCEMAGVKYMTPPLGLLTVAALLPRSWDLRLVDENVRPLEGGDLDWADIVFVGSKIVHRGRALEVIREAKAHGKRVVVGGPDPTMSPQFYTEVGADFLCQGEGETVVPELLADLTAGKTSGVYSSEKLPDMTQSPVPRFDLIDHRDYLYVGVQYSRGCPYHCEFCNVIDLFKNEYRTKTIDQVLKELDLLYELGYRGQLDFFDDNLVGHMKDVKPLLRALADWLKAHKYPFSLSTSLTLNAAKDPEILALLREARFKYFLVGIETPDENALKHAKKPHNTGFSIAEAAERFYREAGATLHSGFLLGLDGEPQDIADRIMRCIDEASIPWVMAGVVYPLPGTALSKRLDREGRLFPKARFEIADGARDQISAGIQFKTERPAEEVLEDLVRVMHHAFDPEQYFKRCADVAVKLNTVPNVMPGTHIFLRNTRTFLRLMREMARESDTRGPFFKALARVLLQNRAGIEALATLSVLYVHFRSMLPYVYEKLGEQLDTLRTQGNEAWLKKNLAETEATAARRHLAVQPGAA, from the coding sequence ATGCGCGTTCTACTGGTTTGGCCGAAGTTCGACAGCTTCTCCTTCTGGAACTTCGAAAAGGTCTGCGAGATGGCAGGCGTAAAGTACATGACGCCACCTTTGGGTTTGCTCACGGTTGCAGCGCTCTTGCCGCGCAGCTGGGATTTGCGCCTGGTCGACGAGAACGTGCGGCCGCTGGAGGGCGGCGACCTGGACTGGGCCGACATCGTGTTCGTGGGCAGCAAGATCGTGCATCGCGGTCGTGCCCTGGAAGTCATCCGCGAAGCCAAGGCCCACGGCAAGCGCGTGGTCGTCGGCGGACCCGACCCCACGATGAGCCCGCAGTTCTATACGGAGGTCGGCGCGGACTTCTTGTGCCAGGGCGAAGGCGAGACGGTCGTCCCGGAACTCTTGGCGGATCTCACCGCGGGAAAGACCAGCGGCGTCTACAGCTCCGAGAAACTGCCGGACATGACCCAGAGCCCGGTTCCGCGTTTCGATCTGATCGACCACCGCGACTATCTCTACGTAGGTGTGCAGTACTCTCGGGGGTGCCCTTATCACTGCGAGTTCTGCAACGTCATCGACCTGTTCAAGAACGAGTACCGCACCAAGACGATCGACCAGGTGCTGAAAGAACTCGATCTGCTCTACGAGCTCGGCTACCGCGGGCAACTCGACTTCTTCGACGACAACTTGGTGGGGCACATGAAGGACGTGAAGCCCTTGCTGCGCGCCCTGGCTGACTGGCTGAAGGCCCACAAATACCCCTTCTCCCTCAGTACCTCCCTGACCCTCAACGCCGCCAAGGATCCCGAGATCCTGGCGCTGCTACGCGAGGCCCGTTTCAAGTACTTCTTGGTCGGCATCGAAACCCCTGATGAAAACGCCCTGAAGCATGCGAAGAAGCCCCACAACACCGGCTTCTCCATCGCCGAGGCCGCCGAGCGCTTCTATCGCGAGGCCGGCGCCACGCTGCACTCGGGCTTCTTGCTCGGCCTGGACGGCGAACCCCAGGACATCGCGGATCGGATCATGCGCTGTATCGACGAAGCAAGCATCCCCTGGGTGATGGCGGGCGTGGTGTATCCGCTGCCGGGCACCGCGCTCTCGAAGCGACTGGATCGAGAGGGACGCCTGTTCCCCAAGGCTCGCTTCGAGATCGCCGATGGTGCCCGCGACCAGATCTCCGCTGGCATTCAGTTCAAGACCGAGCGCCCCGCCGAAGAAGTGCTGGAGGACTTGGTGCGCGTCATGCACCACGCCTTCGATCCCGAGCAGTACTTCAAGCGCTGCGCCGACGTCGCCGTGAAGCTCAACACGGTTCCGAACGTGATGCCGGGCACTCACATCTTCCTGCGCAACACGCGCACCTTCTTGCGTTTGATGCGCGAGATGGCGCGCGAGTCAGACACCCGCGGCCCCTTCTTCAAGGCGCTCGCCCGCGTGCTGCTCCAGAACCGCGCCGGCATCGAGGCGCTGGCGACGCTGTCGGTGCTCTACGTGCACTTCCGCTCGATGTTGCCTTACGTCTACGAGAAGCTTGGCGAGCAACTCGACACCTTGCGCACGCAAGGCAACGAGGCCTGGCTGAAGAAGAACCTGGCCGAGACCGAGGCCACGGCGGCCCGCCGCCACCTAGCCGTCCAGCCCGGCGCCGCCTGA
- a CDS encoding serine/threonine-protein kinase, which yields MSESQRYHIVERIAAGGMAEVYRGESAGIEGFRKKVAIKRVLPKLSANRDFINMFLDEARLGAYLSHSKCVQVFDIGQGAGAHFIVMEFVDGADLKEVLEFLQRHSGTMRMEVACRIAMDICEGLSYAHGARDHAGRPLDIVHRDISPHNVLMTRFGEVKLVDFGLAKASSHLTAEDEDIVKGKFGYLAPEVTRGEKSDQRVDIFAAGILLWEMLTGRRLFLGNTDVETFKLVRDAVIPDPRQFRPDIADGVMNVLRRALAGNPAQRYATADDMARDLSVMLTQLPPVTYLDIGELVAAAANERAAKAPADAGAIGDIIIDALHDFSAGPDSLLPNEPSRLGTPGIEAKSGGFEDPSQWGLDALFEESVPPAAPAAPAAAATRSPAAQPQSPHVPHPPPAAAAPPARPRPPPPPRQRMQQPPKEEKKEGPFWRRWFGS from the coding sequence ATGAGCGAAAGCCAGCGCTATCACATCGTTGAACGAATCGCCGCCGGCGGTATGGCAGAGGTGTATCGCGGCGAAAGCGCGGGCATCGAAGGCTTCCGCAAGAAGGTAGCCATCAAACGCGTGCTGCCGAAGCTCAGCGCAAACCGCGACTTCATCAACATGTTTCTCGACGAAGCGCGGTTGGGCGCCTACCTGAGTCACTCCAAGTGCGTTCAGGTCTTCGACATTGGCCAGGGGGCCGGCGCGCACTTCATCGTGATGGAGTTCGTTGACGGAGCGGATCTAAAGGAAGTGCTGGAGTTCCTTCAGCGTCACAGCGGCACGATGCGCATGGAGGTTGCGTGCCGCATCGCCATGGATATCTGCGAGGGACTGTCTTACGCCCACGGTGCCAGGGATCACGCTGGGCGCCCGCTGGACATCGTGCACCGCGACATCTCTCCCCACAACGTGCTGATGACGCGCTTCGGCGAAGTGAAGCTGGTGGACTTCGGCTTGGCCAAGGCCAGCTCGCATCTGACCGCGGAGGACGAGGACATCGTCAAGGGCAAGTTCGGATACCTGGCGCCGGAAGTCACGCGCGGTGAGAAGTCGGACCAGCGCGTCGACATCTTCGCAGCGGGGATCTTGCTGTGGGAAATGCTCACTGGGCGGCGTTTGTTCTTGGGCAACACGGATGTGGAGACCTTCAAGTTGGTGCGCGACGCGGTGATCCCGGATCCGCGGCAGTTTCGCCCGGACATCGCCGACGGCGTGATGAACGTGCTGCGGCGCGCGCTCGCGGGCAACCCCGCGCAGCGTTATGCGACAGCCGATGACATGGCGCGCGACCTCAGCGTGATGCTGACGCAGCTTCCGCCTGTCACCTACCTGGACATCGGCGAGCTCGTGGCGGCGGCCGCCAACGAACGCGCAGCAAAGGCGCCCGCCGATGCCGGCGCCATCGGCGACATCATCATCGACGCGCTCCACGATTTCTCTGCGGGGCCAGATAGCTTGTTGCCAAACGAGCCTTCGCGATTGGGCACGCCGGGCATCGAGGCGAAAAGCGGAGGTTTCGAAGATCCGAGCCAGTGGGGGCTCGACGCGTTGTTCGAGGAGTCCGTGCCGCCCGCCGCACCTGCCGCACCTGCCGCAGCGGCGACGCGTTCGCCCGCGGCTCAGCCGCAATCCCCGCATGTGCCGCACCCGCCGCCAGCTGCCGCGGCTCCACCCGCTCGCCCCCGCCCGCCACCGCCTCCGCGGCAGCGCATGCAGCAGCCGCCCAAGGAGGAAAAGAAGGAGGGGCCCTTCTGGCGCCGCTGGTTCGGGAGCTGA